The sequence TTAGACATGTCTAGAAGCTATTGTAAAATCACGCAAAATCATGAAATATCTCATGGTGTCGGGTAAAAAGTTGTAAATGTAGGGCCCAAACACTTTTAGGAATTTTTGCCAAGGTAAACATAATGCGTCAAAGCTCTCAAATCTCCAAATTAACTGGGTTTTTAGCTATTTCCCTCATTCTAGGCTTCGGCCTTTCGATTGGTGCTAAAGCTGAAGAACCTGCGCCGGCTGTCCAAGCTGCGCCCAGCAAGCCAGCGATCGATCCCGCCGCTGGTGAGGCCCTCTATAACGGCGGCGATGCCACGCGCGGGGTTGTAGCCTGCATTACTTGCCATGGCCCTAAAGGTCAAAGTGCTGTTGGGACATGGCCTAAATTAGCCGGTCAACATGCAGCTTATATCGCTAAGCAGCTACATAATTTTAAAGAGGGCACTCGTGCTAACGCGATCATGATGGGTATGGCAATGCCTTTAACTGATCAGGATATGGCCAATATTGGCGCTTACCTCGCTAAGCAGACACCCTCTCAAGGCGTTGCTCAAAATAAAGACACGATTGAGTTGGGTCAGAGTATTTATCGTGGTGGTATTGCATCTAAAGGTGTGCCAGCTTGTGCGGCTTGCCATAGTCCAAATGGTGCAGGAATTCCAACTCAGTATCCACTGCTATCGGGTCAGTGGGCCGACTATACTAGCACTCAGTTAGCCGCCTTCCATGACGGAGTTCGTTTAAATGGTCCGATGATGAACACGATTGCTGGCAAGCTCTCTGAAAAAGAAATGAAAGCAGTTGCTGATTACATGGCTGGCTTGCATTAATTGCAGCAACCAAAAAAATAAAACCCCGCAGATGTAGCGGGGTTTTTTATTGACTAGATCGGTCTAGACTATTTAGTGGGTACTTTCTCATGCGCAAAAAGATCTACCAGCTTTTGACGTTCTCGCACAACGTGAGCATTTTTTCCATCCACTAAGATTTCGGCTGGCATTGGACGTGTGTTGTAGTTTGAGGCCATGACAAAACCATATGCGCCCGCAGAAAGAATGGCTAATACATCGCCTTCCTCAACAGCAAGCGCACGATCTCTTCCAAGCCAGTCGCCAGATTCACAAACGGGCCCAACGACATCGTAGATAACACTCTTAGCGGACTTTTTCTCAATTGGCACAATGCCATGATGCGCTTCATATAAAGCGGGGCGCAATAACTCGGTCATTGCTGCATCCACAATGCAGAAGTTTTTTTCTGTCCCAGGCTTGAGGTATTCCACTTGAGTTAATAGAACCCCAGCGTTACCAACTAGGGATCGGCCTGGCTCCAGAATCACATCTAAGTGAGAAAAACCTCGCTCGGCAATGCGATCGAGAAGGGCATTCGTGAACTCCGTAATATCTGGTGGAGTTTCGGCTCCATAAGCAATTCCGAGGCCACCACCCAAATCTAAATGATGAATGATGATGCCTTCTTTTTTGAGTTGCTCGACTAGATCTAATACTTTATCGAGCGCATCAAGATATGGCTCAGTTGTTGTAATTTGAGACCCAATATGACAATCAATGCCGACTATATCAATTTGAGAAAGTTGAACTGCCTCACGATAGGTCTTTAAAACTTCGTAATAAGCAATTCCAAACTTATTCCCTTTTAATCCAGTAGAGATATAAGGATGGGTTTGTGCATCGACATCTGGA comes from Polynucleobacter paneuropaeus and encodes:
- a CDS encoding c-type cytochrome — its product is MRQSSQISKLTGFLAISLILGFGLSIGAKAEEPAPAVQAAPSKPAIDPAAGEALYNGGDATRGVVACITCHGPKGQSAVGTWPKLAGQHAAYIAKQLHNFKEGTRANAIMMGMAMPLTDQDMANIGAYLAKQTPSQGVAQNKDTIELGQSIYRGGIASKGVPACAACHSPNGAGIPTQYPLLSGQWADYTSTQLAAFHDGVRLNGPMMNTIAGKLSEKEMKAVADYMAGLH
- the lysA gene encoding diaminopimelate decarboxylase, which encodes MTKVIPLPHLSGFTERNGVWYAEEIPLTNLAKEFGTPLYVYSKKALTEAYEAYDRACIDAKGNRRARVHYAMKANSNLAVIDCFKNLGAGFDLVSGGELARALAIGAEPSSSVFAGVGKSAAEITQALKAGVKCINVESIAELHKINRVAKGLNCRAPISLRVNPDVDAQTHPYISTGLKGNKFGIAYYEVLKTYREAVQLSQIDIVGIDCHIGSQITTTEPYLDALDKVLDLVEQLKKEGIIIHHLDLGGGLGIAYGAETPPDITEFTNALLDRIAERGFSHLDVILEPGRSLVGNAGVLLTQVEYLKPGTEKNFCIVDAAMTELLRPALYEAHHGIVPIEKKSAKSVIYDVVGPVCESGDWLGRDRALAVEEGDVLAILSAGAYGFVMASNYNTRPMPAEILVDGKNAHVVRERQKLVDLFAHEKVPTK